Below is a window of Finegoldia magna ATCC 29328 DNA.
TTTAAAACAAATCAAACACTCAAGAGTATGTACCGATTTAATTGTAATGCCTAAATACACAAAATCATTTAAAAGAAAACAATGTAACAAAGTAAGAAACGCTATAAAGATAAAATAATAACTATAATACATAAATTGACAAGTAAGCACAATAGATATGGAAATATATCGAGAATATAATAACAAAATAATACATCAAAATACTTAAACAAATAAAATAATATAAAAGAAAACAATGCTACAAAACAAGAGCATGTATAAAGATAAAATAATAACTACAATGCTACAAAACTACAAGTAATTAAAATACATATAGAAATGTGTTGCAATTACATTAACACAATGGTATAATGTAACTATAATACAAAACACATGTAACAAATGACAAGTAAAGGAGGAAATATGGTTATAACTATAGGCAATAACAAAGGTGGAGTAGGAAAAACTACACTTAGCACTGTATTCACATATATACTTAGTGATCTTAGAAAAGAAAAAGTATTGGTGATCGATACAGACCAACAATCAAATTTATCTAAGCTTTTAGAAATAACTTATGGAAAAAAATTTGATGAAAACAAAAACATATACCAAGCTTTATTTTCATCTGGAAGCATAAAAGACTATATTCAACCCGTAACAAGTACATTAGACATACTAGTAGGTAGTTGGGATATGGCGAACTTCGAAAATAACGTTGGAAAGGTTTATAAAGAACAATCCATTCCTTTTATTTTAAGGACTAAGCTAGACGAAGTTAGAAATGACTATGATTATATAATTATTGATACATCTCCTACAACGGGATTGTCAACACAAAACGCAATAATAGCAAGTGATTATGTAATTATAGCAACACAAACAGTACCACTAGCATTTGATAGCACAGACAGATACTTTATGTTTTTAACACAAATATCAAATCAAGTATTTGATGGATTTGAATTATTAGGAATAGTTCCATATTTAGTGGGGGATTCATCTACCGACAGAACGTATATACAAAGATATAATAGCGAATTTAACGTAGATTGTTTTAGCAACATGATTAAGGCATCAGACAGGGTAAAATCGTGGTCTAATAACGGAATAACAAGCCATTTACCATATGACAAGCGTACATTAAAAATGTATGAAGATGTTTTAGATGAAGCACTAACTAGAACCGTAAGTATGTAGGGGGGGAATATTATGAAAAGCAGAGATTATAGAGACGATAATAACAAAAAGAACAAGAACATTATAAACACTAATATTTTGGAAAGAAAGACAGATAATTCAAAGAGTATTAGAATATATGAGGAAGATTATAATTTTATTGATTTCTTATCAATTTGGAAGAAAGATACAATGGTAAGCTTAATCAATTCAATGATAAAAGAGTATAAGGAAAGCCATCCAGAAGAAGTAGAAAAATATAAGGCATTTCAAGAATTTCAAAAATAAATAGCTAATTATAACCGTAGATGCAGATTCTACGGTTATTTTTTTGTCTTAATCAAGGTAGTATATTATATAAATAAGGCATTGTTATAAAATAAATATAATTCTATAGACCTATTTCAGAATAAATATATGACAGAATTTCTATCCCTATATTTTATATTTTAACACAATAGACAAAAAACTTGATAGAATAACTATTGAGGAGGAAAAGTGTGAAAAATAAAAAATATACAATTGTTAAAGGGCTAAAGAAAGGCATTGCTAGAAAAATAACGCCATTTTCAAGCTCTAACGAAACAAGGAAAAACATTTCAAAAGAGGATGAAGAAAACTTTTTCAAAGCATACAATAATCCTGATATAGACGAAAACTGTAGGCTAAAATTAGCGAATAATTTCTTAAAAGAACTTATCCCGTTAGTTTATTCTTATGTAAATTCATATTGCCATCGTAAAAATTATCAAAACTTTGATTTCTCAGAAATTCGAGACGATCTTGTTTCAGAGGGATTGACCGCTGTGTATCGATGCTTTGATACATTTGATCCATCTAAAAAGATAAGGTTTACTACATATGCTTCAAGTTGCATACAAGGTAAAATTAAAAATTATTGTAGAGACCATCATTTGAGACACTTTACAGGCACTAGAACGCTTTATGAAAATATCCAAAAAGATTATAGAAAAGCGAAACAAAAGGGTATTGCTAATGATTTTAAATTCGATAAGTGCAACTACGCTACAGTAAAATCTTTAGACGAGTTAACCGATGCACAAGACAAAGATATGTATTTAGAGTTTCATAATGATTTACAAATACAAAGCTTATACAAAGATGACACAAATATTAATGAAGTATATTCGGAAAATTATGAAATCTTTAAACTTCTTTGTAAAGGCATAAATAAAACAGAATATATAATGACCATGTTGTTTTATTCGAACTACTCCAAACCACAAATTGCTGAAAAGTTTAACGTTGATAGAAGCGTTGTTGAAAAATGTATCACAACTACTTTAAAGAAAATGCGAAACAGAGCAGCTATTCTTGGACTTAGCAAGGACTATTTTGGAAATTAACCAATCAATAGGGCAAATCACGAAATTGCAGAAATATAAAAAGCATTATATTATGGAAATAATATAACGTTTTATGCCACATACGATAGAAGAAAGCCATTAATTGGCTTTTTTTATTTATTTTTTAAGTTTCATAAAATCACCTTAAAAATAAAATCACCTTAAAATTATAACATGTTATTTTAAAATGCTCTACAAATTCCAAAAAAATATTTTGTTTTCAACGAGCTATTATTCTCTTCATCATTGTTATACCCACAAATACGATCTCTGTTGAAAATTTTATAAATTATTGTGCAATTTTTAAAAAATTTGCTTATTAAGAAAATTTTAGCCAAAACTTGCTAAAAGTATGTTAAATAAATATTTAAGTAGCCCCATTTTGTGTTAAAAGCTTTTATGAGCCATTTTACCACGTTTATACTAAATAGACATATGATTATATACCTCAAACATTAAAACCCTCGTATAATAGCTTATATGAGGTCTTTTTTTATGGATTTTAGAAAATTTATAAAAAAATAGCTGCCCCACCATCCTATTTCTGCCTCACCCGGCATATTGACAAAATATTGTAATTGTGTCAGAATATAGTTAAAGAAGAAAATCAGAAAGTAGGATATTATGATTATAGAAATTAAATCCAAATCTCAAATAACAATTCCAAAAGAAATTATGCAAGAATTAAACATAGACAAAGGAACTAATCTAGAATGTAAAGTTATTAATGGAGAAATTGTTCTAACACCTATTAAATTTATCGGTAAGACGGACATAGAAGAAATAAAAAAGAAATTGAACGACATAAATATATCAGAAAATGAATACAACGAGATTATAGGTATTCTAGAAAGGAAATAGAAAATGAAACAAAGAGATAGTCTTTTAGAAAAAATATTAAATACAAATTCTAAATCTTTAAAAGTTGAAGTAACGGAGGTTCCCCCATTTATTTCAAACTACGTTAAAGATTTATATGTAATGTACAACCTATCGAAGCATACTATCATTGATTATTTTTCTCTAATTACGATATTTACTAAAAAGATGTTTTTAACTTTTTACGAGAAACCATACTATGATATCATAACAGGAAAATATGACGAACATTATTTAAGTATTGATGAAAAGTTTTATGAACAAGTTGAAAAAAGACACGTCAATGATTTCTTAGCCGAATTAAAGCTTGAAAGAAATTTAAAAGAATCTTCTGTCATTACTAAGATAAGACAATTAAAATCATTCTACTCATATCTCGAAGAACATTACGATATAAAAAATAACGTAAAGAATATAAGAATTCCAAAGGCTGAAAAAAATCTACCCGTATATCTTACGTTGGAAGAAGCCGTATCTCTAGTTAATGTAGTAGATAAAGATATTGAACAACATAAAGGTACAAAAACTAAATGGATCTGTGTTAGAAATAAGTGTATGATAGTAATGTTATTAAACTGTGCATTAAGACGTTCTGAATTGCGTTCTATAAACATTGAAGACATAAAAGAAGATTACATTATCGTCATGGGAAAAGGTGCAAAAGAAAGAACAATATATCTAAATGATTTAACTAAACAATCAATCAACGATTATTTAAGAGTTAGACCAAAAGATGCAAAAGACAATAAAGCTTTGTTTATAACAAAAAACAAACACACATATTCTAGAATTAGTTGTGAAAGAATTGGAGATGTTGTTAAAAAATATTTAAGAGAAGCTAACCTTAATG
It encodes the following:
- a CDS encoding ParA family protein → MVITIGNNKGGVGKTTLSTVFTYILSDLRKEKVLVIDTDQQSNLSKLLEITYGKKFDENKNIYQALFSSGSIKDYIQPVTSTLDILVGSWDMANFENNVGKVYKEQSIPFILRTKLDEVRNDYDYIIIDTSPTTGLSTQNAIIASDYVIIATQTVPLAFDSTDRYFMFLTQISNQVFDGFELLGIVPYLVGDSSTDRTYIQRYNSEFNVDCFSNMIKASDRVKSWSNNGITSHLPYDKRTLKMYEDVLDEALTRTVSM
- a CDS encoding sigma-70 family RNA polymerase sigma factor, whose product is MKNKKYTIVKGLKKGIARKITPFSSSNETRKNISKEDEENFFKAYNNPDIDENCRLKLANNFLKELIPLVYSYVNSYCHRKNYQNFDFSEIRDDLVSEGLTAVYRCFDTFDPSKKIRFTTYASSCIQGKIKNYCRDHHLRHFTGTRTLYENIQKDYRKAKQKGIANDFKFDKCNYATVKSLDELTDAQDKDMYLEFHNDLQIQSLYKDDTNINEVYSENYEIFKLLCKGINKTEYIMTMLFYSNYSKPQIAEKFNVDRSVVEKCITTTLKKMRNRAAILGLSKDYFGN
- a CDS encoding AbrB/MazE/SpoVT family DNA-binding domain-containing protein, with the translated sequence MIIEIKSKSQITIPKEIMQELNIDKGTNLECKVINGEIVLTPIKFIGKTDIEEIKKKLNDINISENEYNEIIGILERK
- a CDS encoding tyrosine-type recombinase/integrase, whose amino-acid sequence is MKQRDSLLEKILNTNSKSLKVEVTEVPPFISNYVKDLYVMYNLSKHTIIDYFSLITIFTKKMFLTFYEKPYYDIITGKYDEHYLSIDEKFYEQVEKRHVNDFLAELKLERNLKESSVITKIRQLKSFYSYLEEHYDIKNNVKNIRIPKAEKNLPVYLTLEEAVSLVNVVDKDIEQHKGTKTKWICVRNKCMIVMLLNCALRRSELRSINIEDIKEDYIIVMGKGAKERTIYLNDLTKQSINDYLRVRPKDAKDNKALFITKNKHTYSRISCERIGDVVKKYLREANLNDQLFSTHKLRHTSATLMYQHGNVDLRSLQQILGHASSKTTEIYTHVYDKNLKRAVNTNPLNVLYEENKKGL